The following proteins are encoded in a genomic region of Saccharopolyspora antimicrobica:
- a CDS encoding SseB family protein: MSVGEPDLTALARAVSAGERPIKAFYAAFAKAVVYARRPERPGVFVTDTEGQGRWTVAFTSLDRLAAYAGECDYISMPGSIFLELVPPGVGVMVDPDDDHRLPLVARVDDFFALEREWKRTAPARQAAARKAVR, from the coding sequence GTGTCAGTGGGGGAACCAGACCTAACAGCCCTGGCCCGAGCCGTGTCCGCAGGCGAGCGACCGATCAAGGCGTTCTACGCGGCGTTCGCGAAGGCCGTCGTGTACGCCCGGAGGCCGGAGAGGCCCGGCGTGTTCGTGACCGACACCGAGGGCCAGGGCCGGTGGACGGTGGCGTTCACCAGCCTGGACCGCCTTGCCGCCTATGCGGGTGAGTGCGACTACATCTCGATGCCGGGCTCGATCTTCCTGGAGCTGGTGCCGCCCGGTGTGGGTGTGATGGTCGATCCCGATGACGACCACCGGCTGCCGCTGGTGGCGCGGGTCGACGACTTCTTCGCGCTCGAGCGGGAGTGGAAGCGCACGGCGCCGGCGCGCCAGGCCGCTGCTCGCAAGGCGGTGCGGTGA
- a CDS encoding aminoacyl-tRNA hydrolase → MRPGNNDGPEAADGGVQDTAFDVLDPLITRYASWLALPGAATADTSDEDPENVVLMPMVLRIERREPPDRTALLEAAASAALAVCLDERCKPGGEWHEAMSTWISGRIRKVARRARGAHWEAVQSLPGRTFKVGNAEVRAFLPMRVADMPKELSRLQISGSELDSDDPGAPAPDAPVLWLNPDVPMSAGKSAAQVGHATMILASLMHGEGMSAELERWSADGFRCSVRKADAETWAGLHPRDNPEKAWREARVGMVRDAGFTEVDPGTVTVLAQWRQNS, encoded by the coding sequence ATGCGACCTGGGAATAACGACGGCCCGGAAGCGGCTGACGGAGGTGTGCAGGACACCGCCTTCGACGTGCTGGACCCGCTGATCACCCGCTACGCCTCCTGGCTGGCCCTGCCGGGTGCGGCCACCGCGGACACCTCGGACGAGGACCCGGAGAACGTGGTGCTGATGCCGATGGTCCTGCGCATCGAGCGGCGAGAGCCACCGGACCGCACGGCGCTGCTGGAAGCGGCGGCATCGGCGGCGCTGGCGGTGTGCCTGGACGAGCGCTGCAAGCCGGGCGGCGAGTGGCACGAGGCCATGAGCACCTGGATCAGCGGCCGCATCCGCAAGGTGGCCCGGCGGGCACGCGGAGCGCACTGGGAAGCGGTGCAGTCTTTGCCCGGCCGCACCTTCAAGGTCGGCAACGCCGAGGTGCGGGCCTTCCTGCCGATGCGCGTCGCGGACATGCCGAAGGAGCTCAGCCGCCTGCAGATCTCCGGCAGCGAACTGGATTCCGACGACCCGGGAGCCCCGGCCCCGGACGCACCGGTGCTGTGGCTGAACCCGGACGTCCCGATGAGCGCGGGCAAGTCGGCGGCCCAGGTCGGCCACGCGACGATGATCCTGGCCTCCCTGATGCACGGCGAAGGCATGAGCGCGGAGCTGGAGCGCTGGTCCGCCGACGGCTTCCGCTGCTCGGTCCGCAAGGCCGACGCGGAGACCTGGGCCGGCCTGCACCCCCGCGACAACCCGGAGAAGGCCTGGCGAGAAGCCCGAGTGGGCATGGTCCGAGACGCGGGCTTCACCGAAGTGGACCCGGGCACGGTCACCGTCCTCGCCCAATGGCGTCAGAATTCCTGA
- the serB gene encoding phosphoserine phosphatase SerB has translation MSTSNATTVLITVTGKDKPGVTSVLFAALTRHGVDIVDVEQVVIRGRLVLGVLVSTERDPEQLQEAVEQAMATVGMTVDVAIGAADGDGSKLSSSHVVVVLGQPLTARHFSEVSRGLAEIGVNIDSIRRVADYPVTGLELQVSAPESDDDTALTQAMADIAARVGVDLAVERTGLARRAKRLVVFDVDSTLIQGEVIEMLAARAGCEDQVREVTERAMRGELDFAESLRQRVAVLEGLPASVLDDVAAELELTAGARTTIRTLRRLGFHTGVVSGGFTQIIDQLVDELGLDFSAANELEVVDGKLTGRVIGEIVDRAGKAKALRRFAESFGVPAAQCVAVGDGANDIDMLSAAGLGVAFNAKPALREVADTALSHPFLDAVLFVLGVTRAEIESADAEDGVLRRVPLDV, from the coding sequence GTGAGCACCTCGAACGCGACCACCGTCCTGATCACCGTGACCGGGAAGGACAAGCCGGGCGTCACCTCCGTGCTGTTCGCCGCGCTGACCCGGCACGGCGTGGACATCGTCGACGTCGAGCAGGTGGTGATCCGAGGTCGTCTGGTGCTCGGTGTCCTGGTGTCCACCGAACGCGACCCGGAGCAGCTGCAGGAGGCGGTGGAGCAGGCGATGGCCACCGTCGGCATGACCGTCGACGTGGCGATCGGCGCCGCGGACGGCGACGGCAGCAAGCTCTCCTCCAGCCACGTGGTGGTGGTGCTCGGGCAGCCGCTGACCGCGCGCCACTTCAGCGAGGTCTCCCGCGGGCTGGCCGAGATCGGCGTCAACATCGACTCCATCCGGCGGGTCGCCGACTACCCGGTGACCGGGCTGGAGCTGCAGGTCAGCGCGCCGGAGTCGGACGACGACACGGCGCTGACCCAGGCGATGGCCGATATCGCCGCGCGCGTCGGGGTGGACCTGGCGGTGGAGCGCACCGGGCTGGCCCGGCGGGCGAAGCGGCTGGTGGTCTTCGACGTGGACTCCACGCTGATCCAGGGCGAGGTCATCGAGATGCTGGCCGCGCGGGCCGGCTGCGAGGACCAGGTCCGCGAGGTCACCGAGCGCGCCATGCGCGGCGAGCTGGACTTCGCCGAATCGCTGCGGCAGCGGGTGGCGGTGCTGGAGGGCCTGCCCGCGTCGGTGCTGGACGACGTCGCCGCGGAGCTGGAGCTCACCGCGGGCGCCCGCACCACGATCCGCACGCTGCGGCGGCTGGGCTTCCACACCGGTGTGGTCTCCGGCGGGTTCACCCAGATCATCGACCAGCTGGTGGACGAGCTCGGCCTGGACTTCAGCGCGGCGAACGAGCTGGAGGTCGTGGACGGCAAGCTGACCGGCCGGGTGATCGGCGAGATCGTGGACCGCGCCGGCAAGGCGAAGGCGCTGCGCCGCTTCGCCGAGTCCTTCGGAGTCCCGGCCGCGCAGTGCGTCGCGGTCGGCGACGGGGCCAACGACATCGACATGCTCTCGGCGGCCGGACTGGGCGTGGCTTTCAACGCCAAGCCCGCGCTGCGCGAGGTCGCCGACACCGCCCTGTCCCACCCGTTCCTGGACGCGGTGCTGTTCGTCCTGGGCGTCACCCGCGCCGAGATCGAATCGGCCGACGCCGAGGACGGAGTGCTGCGGCGGGTCCCGCTGGACGTGTGA
- the ctaD gene encoding aa3-type cytochrome oxidase subunit I, translated as MTAVAPQPIATRPYPVRKTVKGSFMARMFRTTDHKQIGILYLVTSMAFFLVGGLMAMLIRGELAVPGMQFLSQEQYNQLFTMHGTVMLLLYATPILFGFANYILPLQIGSPDVAFPRLNALGYWLYSFGGLMVVSGFLLPGGAADFGWFAYTPLSDALHSPGHGADMWIAGLAVGGLGTILGAVNMITTVVCLRAPGMTMFRMPIFTWNILVTSVLILMAFPILTAALLGLMADRHLGAHVFDPANGGVILWQHLFWFFGHPEVYIVALPFFGIVSEIFPVFSRKPIFGYSGLVYATLGIAALSVVVWAHHMYATGAVLLPFFAFTTFLIAVPTGVKFFNWIGTMWKGQLTFESPMLFSVGFLVTFLFGGLTGVLLAMPPVDFHVSDTYFVVAHFHYVLYGTIVFATFAGIYFWFPKMTGRMMDERLAKLHFWLTFIGFHGTFLVQHWLGNEGMPRRYADYLESDGFTMLNTISTVGAFILGASMLPFLYNVFKSYRYGEVVEVDDPWGYGNSLEWATSCPPPRHNFTELPRIRSERPAFELHYPHIAERMRLESHLSLTGKTLAHKHEGGGTATAVKQKPVTKDESNRDDTTEK; from the coding sequence GTGACGGCCGTCGCGCCACAGCCGATCGCCACGCGCCCCTATCCGGTGCGCAAAACGGTCAAGGGTTCGTTCATGGCGCGGATGTTCCGCACCACGGACCACAAGCAAATCGGCATCCTCTACCTGGTCACGTCGATGGCGTTCTTCCTGGTCGGCGGCCTGATGGCGATGCTGATCCGCGGTGAGCTCGCCGTTCCGGGGATGCAGTTCCTGTCGCAGGAGCAGTACAACCAGCTGTTCACCATGCACGGCACGGTGATGCTGCTGCTGTACGCGACGCCGATCCTGTTCGGCTTCGCGAACTACATCCTGCCGCTGCAGATCGGTTCCCCCGACGTCGCGTTCCCGCGGCTGAACGCCCTCGGGTACTGGCTGTACTCGTTCGGCGGTCTGATGGTCGTCAGCGGCTTCCTGCTGCCGGGCGGCGCCGCGGACTTCGGCTGGTTCGCCTACACCCCGCTGTCGGACGCCCTGCACTCGCCGGGCCACGGCGCGGACATGTGGATCGCGGGTCTGGCCGTCGGTGGTCTGGGCACCATCCTGGGTGCGGTGAACATGATCACCACGGTGGTCTGCTTGCGCGCGCCGGGCATGACGATGTTCCGGATGCCGATCTTCACCTGGAACATCCTGGTGACCAGCGTGCTGATCCTGATGGCGTTCCCGATCCTGACCGCCGCGCTGCTGGGCCTGATGGCCGACCGGCACCTGGGTGCGCACGTGTTCGACCCGGCCAACGGTGGCGTGATCCTCTGGCAGCACCTGTTCTGGTTCTTCGGCCACCCCGAGGTCTACATCGTGGCGCTGCCGTTCTTCGGCATCGTCTCGGAGATCTTCCCGGTGTTCAGCCGCAAGCCGATCTTCGGCTACTCCGGCCTGGTGTACGCCACGCTGGGCATCGCGGCCCTGTCGGTCGTGGTCTGGGCGCACCACATGTACGCCACCGGCGCGGTGCTGCTGCCGTTCTTCGCCTTCACCACGTTCCTGATCGCGGTCCCGACCGGTGTGAAGTTCTTCAACTGGATCGGCACCATGTGGAAGGGCCAGCTGACCTTCGAATCACCGATGCTCTTCAGCGTCGGCTTCCTGGTCACCTTCCTCTTCGGCGGTCTGACCGGTGTGCTGCTGGCGATGCCGCCGGTCGACTTCCACGTGTCGGACACCTACTTCGTGGTCGCGCACTTCCACTACGTGCTCTACGGCACGATCGTGTTCGCGACCTTCGCAGGCATCTACTTCTGGTTCCCGAAGATGACCGGCCGGATGATGGACGAGCGGCTGGCCAAGCTGCACTTCTGGCTGACGTTCATCGGCTTCCACGGCACCTTCCTGGTCCAGCACTGGCTGGGCAACGAGGGCATGCCGCGCCGGTACGCCGACTACCTGGAGTCCGACGGCTTCACCATGCTGAACACGATCTCCACGGTCGGTGCGTTCATCCTGGGTGCCTCGATGCTGCCGTTCCTCTACAACGTGTTCAAGAGCTACCGCTACGGCGAGGTCGTCGAGGTCGACGACCCGTGGGGCTACGGCAACTCGCTGGAGTGGGCCACCTCCTGCCCGCCGCCGCGGCACAACTTCACCGAGCTGCCCCGGATCCGCTCCGAGCGCCCGGCCTTCGAGCTGCACTACCCGCACATCGCCGAGCGGATGCGCCTCGAATCGCACCTGAGCCTGACCGGCAAGACCCTCGCCCACAAGCACGAGGGCGGCGGCACGGCCACGGCGGTGAAGCAGAAGCCGGTCACCAAGGACGAGTCCAACAGGGACGACACCACCGAGAAGTGA
- a CDS encoding DUF305 domain-containing protein: MRRSTIIGAVLIGGLALAGCTPAEAPSDQPPAPGTPPPATAQHNAGQHGAGEHSETDREFAQQLLANRQQVLELTQLAQSNAQSADAKALAGELQQSAQLQVGQLNAFLTSAAGQESGSAPEDTADQADGTGQQSTQQLDQLKQVTGAQFDQQWKQAVQALEQSAAQLARSEQEEGQSQAMRKLAEDFLAGQQDVLTKLNAL; the protein is encoded by the coding sequence GTGCGGAGGAGCACGATCATCGGCGCTGTGCTGATCGGCGGTCTCGCCCTCGCGGGCTGCACGCCTGCCGAGGCACCGAGCGACCAGCCCCCGGCCCCCGGCACGCCGCCGCCGGCGACCGCGCAGCACAACGCCGGGCAGCACGGCGCGGGTGAGCACAGCGAGACGGACCGCGAGTTCGCCCAGCAGCTGCTCGCCAACCGCCAGCAGGTGCTGGAACTGACGCAGCTGGCCCAGAGCAACGCGCAGAGCGCGGACGCCAAGGCGCTCGCCGGCGAGCTCCAGCAGTCCGCCCAGCTGCAGGTCGGCCAGCTCAACGCGTTCCTGACCTCGGCCGCCGGCCAGGAGTCGGGCAGCGCCCCGGAGGACACCGCCGACCAGGCCGACGGCACCGGCCAGCAGTCCACGCAGCAGCTGGACCAGCTGAAGCAGGTCACCGGCGCGCAGTTCGACCAGCAGTGGAAGCAGGCCGTGCAGGCGCTGGAGCAGAGCGCCGCGCAGCTGGCCCGCTCCGAGCAGGAGGAGGGCCAGTCGCAGGCCATGCGCAAGCTGGCCGAGGACTTCCTCGCCGGGCAGCAGGACGTGCTGACCAAGCTCAACGCCCTCTGA
- a CDS encoding acyl-CoA thioesterase/bile acid-CoA:amino acid N-acyltransferase family protein, with product MRRVIGLLAAALLLTGCAGTARAAPALDVGSGAIDEPLAVVVSGLTPGERASVWARMTDDRGRLWTSWATFAADRGGRVDIAEHAPVGGSYAGADPTGLLWSMRLPSGEAVSEPRAALSGSEVQLTVGVDIGGRTVAQEPVVVPLHAPGVRSVPVAEDGLVGDLHLPPGPGPHPGVILLGGSEGGRPNPELGRFLAGKGFAVLGLAYFGLPGLPPALDRIPVEYGNRAVDWLRARPEVSDGRVGVVGLSRGGEFALVLGAFSPGVGAVASVVGSGAVFPSMAPQASSWTHAGAELPPLVIAAPGSPVGFLADAARGRPGKFVDTQGTTATRAELDRAAIPVERSDAAFLLVSAERDEMWPSQRLLDVAARRLGDRAEHVVQPGAGHFILDVPNLPTSYTTAAALIPGVFWAAGGGTPQANAAATADTVRRVVELFQEEL from the coding sequence ATGCGACGTGTGATCGGCCTGCTGGCCGCGGCGCTGCTGCTCACCGGGTGCGCGGGCACCGCCCGTGCCGCCCCCGCGCTGGACGTCGGCAGCGGTGCGATCGACGAGCCGCTCGCGGTGGTCGTGAGCGGATTGACTCCGGGAGAGCGGGCTTCGGTCTGGGCACGGATGACCGACGACCGCGGTCGGCTGTGGACTTCGTGGGCGACGTTCGCGGCGGATCGCGGCGGGCGCGTGGACATCGCCGAGCACGCCCCGGTCGGCGGCTCCTACGCCGGAGCGGACCCCACCGGTCTGCTGTGGTCGATGCGGCTGCCGTCCGGAGAAGCGGTGTCCGAACCGCGAGCGGCGTTGAGCGGATCAGAGGTCCAGCTCACCGTCGGCGTCGACATCGGCGGGCGCACCGTGGCGCAGGAACCGGTGGTGGTGCCGTTGCACGCGCCGGGTGTGCGGTCGGTGCCGGTCGCCGAGGACGGGCTGGTCGGGGATCTCCACCTGCCGCCCGGCCCCGGGCCGCACCCGGGCGTGATCCTGCTGGGCGGATCGGAGGGCGGGCGGCCGAATCCCGAGCTGGGGCGGTTCCTGGCCGGGAAGGGCTTCGCCGTGCTGGGCCTGGCCTACTTCGGGCTGCCCGGGCTGCCGCCCGCGCTGGACCGGATCCCGGTCGAGTACGGCAACCGCGCGGTGGACTGGCTGCGGGCGCGGCCGGAGGTCTCCGACGGGCGGGTCGGCGTGGTCGGCTTGTCCAGGGGCGGCGAGTTCGCGCTGGTGCTCGGCGCGTTCTCGCCCGGCGTGGGCGCGGTGGCGTCGGTCGTCGGATCCGGAGCGGTGTTCCCGAGCATGGCGCCGCAGGCGTCGTCCTGGACGCACGCCGGTGCCGAGCTCCCGCCGCTGGTGATCGCGGCACCCGGCTCGCCGGTCGGCTTCCTGGCCGATGCCGCGCGCGGGCGCCCGGGGAAGTTCGTCGACACCCAGGGCACGACGGCCACGCGGGCGGAGCTGGATCGCGCGGCGATCCCGGTGGAGCGCAGCGATGCCGCGTTCCTGCTGGTGTCGGCCGAGCGGGACGAGATGTGGCCGTCGCAGCGGCTGCTGGACGTCGCCGCCCGGCGGCTCGGCGACCGGGCCGAGCACGTGGTCCAGCCGGGAGCCGGGCACTTCATCCTCGACGTGCCGAACCTCCCGACCTCCTACACGACCGCGGCCGCGCTGATCCCGGGCGTCTTCTGGGCCGCGGGCGGCGGAACTCCGCAGGCCAACGCGGCAGCCACCGCGGACACCGTCCGCCGGGTCGTCGAGCTGTTCCAGGAGGAATTGTGA
- a CDS encoding SDR family oxidoreductase codes for MPNVSGKVVLITGAARGIGAQTARELARRGARLALIGLEPDELAAVAAELGDGHFWAEADVTDGDSIKAAVDAAAEQLGRIDAVIANAGIAPIGTVRKSDPSAFTKTIDVNINGVFHTARAALPHLIERRGYLLVVSSLSAFTPIGGMAAYTASKSGAEALACALRTEVMHLGVGVGSAHPSWIDTDMVRDVAHDLSAFEMMRKRLPWPMRATTSVEDCAKAFADGVERRARRVYVPRAIALMHWLRNVPSSRLVEFLMRPTVRRLIPKMEQEVAALGRSLSERNEKIQR; via the coding sequence ATGCCGAACGTGTCCGGCAAGGTCGTCCTGATCACCGGTGCCGCGCGAGGGATCGGCGCGCAGACCGCCCGGGAGCTGGCCCGCCGCGGCGCACGGCTCGCCCTGATCGGCCTGGAGCCCGACGAGCTCGCCGCCGTCGCGGCGGAGCTCGGCGACGGCCACTTCTGGGCCGAGGCCGACGTCACCGACGGCGACTCGATCAAGGCCGCCGTGGACGCCGCCGCCGAGCAGCTCGGGCGCATCGACGCGGTCATCGCCAACGCCGGGATCGCCCCCATCGGAACCGTGCGCAAGAGCGACCCGAGCGCGTTCACCAAGACCATCGACGTCAACATCAACGGCGTCTTCCACACCGCCCGCGCGGCGCTGCCGCACCTGATCGAGCGTCGCGGCTACCTGCTGGTGGTCTCGTCGCTGTCGGCCTTCACGCCGATCGGCGGTATGGCCGCCTACACCGCGAGCAAGTCCGGCGCGGAAGCACTCGCCTGCGCGCTGCGCACCGAGGTCATGCACCTGGGCGTGGGCGTGGGCAGCGCGCACCCGTCGTGGATCGACACCGACATGGTGCGCGACGTGGCGCACGACCTGAGCGCCTTCGAGATGATGCGCAAGCGCCTGCCCTGGCCGATGCGCGCCACCACGAGCGTGGAGGACTGCGCCAAGGCCTTCGCCGACGGCGTCGAGCGACGAGCCCGCCGGGTGTACGTGCCGCGCGCCATCGCGCTGATGCACTGGCTGCGCAACGTCCCGTCGTCGCGGCTCGTCGAGTTCCTCATGCGGCCGACCGTGCGCCGCCTGATCCCGAAGATGGAGCAGGAGGTCGCCGCGCTCGGCCGTTCCCTCAGCGAGCGCAACGAGAAGATCCAGCGCTGA
- a CDS encoding VanZ family protein: MQQVLVAFDGFAPVVTVLLPLSLAVGLGSAVARAVARSGPDPREPLLDGALAYSALCVGYLVFLPQPPAAEPVRPSLGKDVSMALTAGPGDVLPWVQLAGNVLLLVPLAVLAPQRLPWFDSVVKIAFAGLLLSVSIELIQFLAVPGRVAATDDVVCNTIGAAVGGILARLPHWVGSRPQHSASGRAGETVWVLIAKVEQERECSASSAHDEPRWPGELSASDTPGHRFHHPKWTVSAGSSRCAR; this comes from the coding sequence GTGCAGCAGGTTCTCGTGGCATTCGACGGATTCGCGCCGGTGGTGACTGTTCTGCTCCCGCTCTCGCTGGCGGTGGGATTGGGATCCGCGGTGGCGCGCGCAGTGGCTCGCAGCGGCCCCGACCCGCGGGAGCCGCTGCTCGACGGGGCGCTCGCGTACTCGGCGCTCTGCGTCGGATATCTGGTCTTCCTCCCGCAGCCGCCGGCTGCGGAACCCGTACGACCCAGCCTCGGCAAGGACGTGTCGATGGCGCTGACGGCCGGCCCGGGCGATGTGCTGCCCTGGGTCCAGCTGGCCGGGAACGTGCTCCTGCTGGTGCCGCTGGCGGTGCTGGCGCCGCAGCGGCTGCCGTGGTTCGACAGCGTCGTCAAGATCGCGTTCGCCGGGCTGCTGCTGTCGGTGTCGATCGAGCTGATCCAGTTCCTGGCCGTGCCCGGCCGGGTCGCCGCGACCGACGACGTCGTGTGCAACACGATCGGCGCGGCCGTCGGCGGGATCCTGGCGCGGCTGCCGCACTGGGTCGGCAGCCGCCCGCAGCACAGCGCCTCCGGCCGCGCCGGCGAGACGGTGTGGGTGCTGATCGCCAAGGTCGAGCAGGAGCGCGAGTGCTCAGCCAGCAGCGCTCACGATGAGCCCCGGTGGCCGGGGGAGCTTTCCGCGTCAGACACCCCCGGCCACCGGTTCCACCATCCGAAGTGGACGGTCAGCGCTGGATCTTCTCGTTGCGCTCGCTGA
- a CDS encoding succinate dehydrogenase/fumarate reductase iron-sulfur subunit, with protein MGYQAHFRVWRGADDGRLRDYTVEVNEGEVVLDIIHRLQATQCPDLAVRWNCKAGKCGSCSAEINGRPRLMCMTRMSTFDRAETITVTPMRTFPLVKDLVTDVSYNYTKAREVPSFKPPADLAPGEYRMRQVDVQRSQEFRKCIECFLCQNTCHVIRDHDDNKQSFSGPRFLMRVAELEMHPLDEAEHRPEEARGDHGLGFCNITKCCTDVCPENIQITDNALIPLKERLADRRYDLILRLFRRKKD; from the coding sequence ATGGGGTACCAGGCGCACTTCCGGGTGTGGCGCGGCGCGGACGACGGCAGGCTGCGCGACTACACGGTGGAGGTCAACGAGGGTGAGGTGGTGCTCGACATCATCCACCGCCTGCAGGCCACCCAGTGCCCGGACCTGGCGGTCCGGTGGAACTGCAAGGCGGGCAAGTGCGGCTCCTGCTCGGCGGAGATCAACGGCCGCCCCCGCCTGATGTGCATGACCCGCATGTCCACCTTCGACCGCGCCGAGACGATCACGGTCACTCCGATGCGCACGTTCCCGCTGGTCAAAGACCTGGTGACGGACGTGTCCTACAACTACACCAAGGCCCGCGAGGTCCCGTCGTTCAAGCCGCCCGCGGACCTGGCACCGGGCGAGTACCGGATGCGGCAGGTGGACGTTCAGCGCTCGCAGGAGTTCCGCAAGTGCATCGAGTGCTTCCTCTGCCAGAACACCTGCCACGTGATCCGCGATCACGACGACAACAAGCAGTCCTTCTCCGGCCCCCGCTTCCTGATGCGGGTGGCGGAACTGGAGATGCACCCCCTCGACGAAGCGGAGCACCGCCCGGAAGAAGCCCGCGGTGACCACGGCCTGGGCTTCTGCAACATCACGAAGTGCTGCACGGACGTCTGCCCGGAGAACATCCAGATCACCGACAACGCCCTGATCCCCCTGAAGGAACGCCTGGCGGACCGCCGCTACGACCTGATCCTCCGCCTGTTCAGGCGAAAGAAGGACTGA
- a CDS encoding fumarate reductase/succinate dehydrogenase flavoprotein subunit, whose amino-acid sequence MVEIERHECDVVVIGAGGAGLRAAIETRSQGLRTAVVCKSLFGKAHTVMAEGGIAASMGNVNSRDGWQVHFRDTMRGGKFLNNWRMAELHATEAPQRVWELETYGALFDRTPDGRISQRNFGGHEYPRLAHVGDRTGLELIRTLQQKVVSLQQEDHAESGDYESRIKVFQECTVTELLKDDGRIAGAFGYWRESGRFVLFEAPAVIVATGGIGKSFKVTSNSWEYTGDGHALAMRAGASLINMEFVQFHPTGMVWPPSVKGILVTESVRGDGGVLRNSEGRRFMFDYIPEVFKDNYADNEAEADRWYDNPDDNRRPPELLPRDEVARAINNEVKEGRGSEHGGVFLDVSTRLPAEKITQRLPSMYHQFKELADVDITAEPMEVGPTCHYVMGGVEVDPDTAASRVPGLFAAGEVAGGMHGSNRLGGNSLSDLLVFGRRSGCGAAAYVSALGIRPSVSPSDVDDAARRAQDPFTASAEPVGENPYALHAELQQVMNDLVGIIRRGEEIRQALERLHDLKARAQHLAVEGNRQFNPGWHLALDLRNMLLVSECVARAALLRTESRGGHTRDDHPAMDAKWRRKLLVCELVAGRVEVTEQPQPPMRGDLLELFKLEELRKYYTEEELAEVQVGEI is encoded by the coding sequence ATGGTGGAGATCGAACGGCACGAGTGCGACGTCGTCGTGATCGGCGCCGGTGGCGCAGGCCTGCGCGCGGCGATCGAGACCCGGTCGCAGGGCTTGCGCACCGCCGTGGTGTGCAAGTCGTTGTTCGGCAAGGCGCACACGGTGATGGCCGAGGGCGGCATCGCGGCGTCGATGGGCAACGTCAACTCCCGCGACGGCTGGCAGGTGCACTTCCGCGACACGATGCGCGGCGGGAAGTTCCTGAACAACTGGCGGATGGCGGAGCTGCACGCGACGGAAGCGCCGCAGCGCGTGTGGGAGCTGGAGACCTACGGTGCGCTGTTCGACCGCACCCCGGACGGCCGGATCAGCCAGCGCAACTTCGGCGGCCACGAGTACCCGCGGCTCGCGCACGTCGGCGACCGCACCGGGCTGGAGCTGATCCGCACGCTGCAGCAGAAGGTCGTCTCGCTGCAGCAGGAGGACCACGCGGAGTCCGGTGACTACGAGTCCCGGATCAAGGTGTTCCAGGAGTGCACGGTCACCGAGCTGCTCAAGGACGACGGCCGGATCGCGGGCGCGTTCGGCTACTGGCGGGAGTCCGGGCGGTTCGTGCTGTTCGAGGCGCCCGCGGTGATCGTGGCGACCGGCGGCATCGGCAAGTCGTTCAAGGTCACCTCGAACTCCTGGGAGTACACCGGCGACGGCCACGCGCTGGCGATGCGCGCCGGGGCGTCGCTGATCAACATGGAGTTCGTCCAGTTCCACCCGACCGGCATGGTCTGGCCGCCGAGCGTGAAGGGCATCCTGGTCACCGAGTCGGTGCGCGGCGACGGCGGAGTGCTGCGCAACTCCGAGGGCCGGCGGTTCATGTTCGACTACATCCCCGAGGTGTTCAAGGACAACTACGCCGACAACGAGGCGGAAGCCGACCGCTGGTACGACAACCCGGACGACAACCGCCGCCCGCCCGAGCTGCTGCCCCGCGACGAGGTGGCGCGCGCGATCAACAACGAGGTCAAGGAGGGCCGCGGCTCCGAGCACGGCGGCGTGTTCCTGGACGTCTCGACCCGGCTGCCCGCGGAGAAGATCACCCAGCGGCTGCCGTCGATGTACCACCAGTTCAAGGAACTGGCCGATGTGGACATCACCGCGGAACCGATGGAGGTCGGCCCGACCTGCCACTACGTGATGGGCGGCGTGGAGGTGGACCCGGACACCGCGGCATCGCGGGTGCCGGGCCTGTTCGCGGCGGGCGAGGTGGCCGGCGGGATGCACGGGTCCAACCGCCTGGGTGGCAACTCGCTGTCCGACCTGCTGGTCTTCGGCCGCCGGTCGGGCTGCGGCGCCGCCGCGTACGTCTCCGCGCTGGGCATCCGACCGAGTGTCTCGCCGTCCGATGTGGACGATGCGGCGCGGCGCGCGCAGGACCCGTTCACCGCGTCGGCCGAGCCGGTGGGCGAGAACCCCTACGCGCTGCACGCCGAACTCCAGCAGGTGATGAACGACCTGGTCGGGATCATCCGCCGCGGCGAGGAGATTCGGCAGGCGCTGGAGCGGCTGCACGACCTCAAGGCCCGCGCGCAGCACCTCGCGGTGGAGGGCAACCGCCAGTTCAACCCGGGCTGGCACCTGGCCCTCGACCTGCGGAACATGCTGCTGGTCAGCGAATGCGTGGCGCGCGCGGCGCTGCTGCGCACCGAGAGCCGCGGCGGACACACCCGCGACGACCACCCGGCGATGGACGCGAAGTGGCGCCGCAAGCTGCTGGTGTGCGAGCTGGTGGCCGGCCGCGTCGAGGTGACCGAGCAGCCGCAACCGCCGATGCGCGGCGACCTCTTGGAGCTGTTCAAGCTGGAGGAGCTGCGCAAGTACTACACCGAGGAAGAGCTCGCGGAAGTCCAGGTTGGAGAGATCTGA